The window CGGATCGCTGGGGGTCGGGACGGCCACCCTCGGACGGCAACGGCCACGGTTCACGAACTACAGCTACGCACAGACGAGTGGGCTCCCGGAGTCGGTGGTCCGGGTGGCCTGGTACGAACGCTACAACGGCGTCTTCCAGGAGCGACAGAACGGCACGACCGACCCCGGACTCGACGCGACGCTCGACCCGGAGACGGACCCAGCGTACGTCGACGACCTCGCCGCGGCCGCAGACGGCCCGGTGTTCTCGTTGTCTGGTGTGCTCCCGGGCGACGACGGCGTCGTGATCGTCGGACTGGAGACGACCGCGACGGACGACCTGCTCGCGGACGAGATCGACATCTACCTCCAGACGACGGTGACGGCCGACGGCGAGGGGGAGTTCGTCGAGCCGGAGCAGGCCGCCGGCGACACGACGGCGACGGACGGTGAGCTCGACGACGAACTCCTGGTGACGGTGTGGCGCGACGGCTCGCCGTTGGGCACCTGTGACGGTGAGGTCGACGTCACCGAGACGGTGACCGTCCCCGAACAGCCCGCGAGCGTGGCGTTGGGTGCTGGCGGCGCTGGTGCCGACGCGGGCGTACTCGTCGTGACGGGGCTGACGCCTGGCGCACCCCGGTGTGTGTCGTTGGCGTGGCGGTTCCCGTACGACGCGTCGACGAACCGCTCTCAGGGAGACTCCCTGGGGTTCGACGCCGTGTTCGCGGCAGTGCCGGCGGGCGACGGCAGCCCGTTCGAGACGGCGACCGGAGGTGAGGATGCGACTCAGTAGGCGGGGGCTGTTGGCGGGCGTCGCGGCCGGGACGGCGGCACTGGGCGGCGCAGGAACGGGCGCGGTCGTCCGGGACCGCGAGACGGTCGAGAGCGCGGTCGACGCCGGGCAGTTGGACGTGCGGGTGGCCTACTGGACGGACGCCGGCGCTGGGATCGACCCGACGCAGCCGGACGGCGTCGTCGACGGCCCGACGGTGACGCTCCCGGCAGTGGCACTGACGGACGCGGCGGCGACGGAGACGACGGTCGTCAGAGTGGAGCCCGTCGACGGATTCGACCGACCGGTCGCGCTGTCGATTCGAGCGACGACGCCGCAGACGACGGCGACGGAGACGGTCCGGGTCCGGCTGTCGACGGCGACGGCCGACGGCAGTCCGACCGAGACGTTGGCCGACGACACACTGTACGGGTTCGCGCAGGCGACGCCGCTGGTGGTCGACGACGGCAGCCGAACGGACGGCTGTGTCGCCACCCCGGTGACGCTGGCTGCACGGTTCGACCCCGCGGGGTTCGTCGGAATTGCAAGCGCCGATCTGACCGTGACCGTCGCCGCCGAGCAGTGTCTGTCGGCACCGACGGCCGCGCTGACCGACTCGGGGTGGTTCGAGTGACCCGCGAGACGCGCGAGACCCGCAGAGGGCGTGAACCGGACGACGACGAGCCGGCGTCGGCGGCGACGGACCGCCGGCAGACGGCACGGCGGATCGCGGCCATCGGGGGGACGGTCCTGCTCGTCGCGGCGGTGGTGCCGTTCGTCGTGTTCGCAGTGCCGCAGTTGGTCGGGGCGAACTACGGGTTCGTGATCCTCTCGGGGAGTATGGAGCCGGCGCTGTCGACCGGCGACGTGGTGATCGTGGACGCGAGCACGGCCGTCGGCGTCGGCGACGTGGTGACGTACCGCAACGGGCGCGAGGTGCCGACCACCCACCGCGTGGTCGAGGTCGTAGACGGTGCCTACCTGACGCAGGGGGACGCCAACGAGAACCCGGACACCCGGCTCGTCTCGCCGGGGGACGTGCTCGGCGAGGTGACGCTGTCGATCCCGTTGATCGGCTACGTGATCCTCTGGGCGAACACCCCGGTCGGCTACGTCACGCTCGTCGTCGTGCCGTTGCTCCTGTTCGGCGGCTCGGAGCTGTACGGCTGGATGCGCCGCGGTGACGACGCAGACGGCGATGCGGACGACGACACGGACGAGCCCGTCGGCGACCCGGCGACGGACGCTCCCGACACACCCCCGGCGGCCGTCGTGACGCCACGAGAGACTGGGGCTCCGACGGCCGACGGCGGCCGACGCCGACCACCCGAGCCAGCGACAGACGGGGCCGTGATGGAGGCGATGGAGACGACAGACGCGACCGTGATGGAGGCGATGGAGACGGCGAGCGGAACTGCGGCGGACGGCGACGGCGTCACGTCGCGGACGCCGCCGGCCGAGCCGGCGTCGGAGCCGGCGTCGGAGCCGGCGACGGTGTCGGTCGCGGAGACGGATCTCACACTGAGCGCGCTCGCGGCGGGTGGGCTCGCGGCGTACGCTGGCTGGAACGTGTACGGCCAGGTGTCCGTCGGCGCTGCGCCGGACGCGGTCGCGGTCGGTGCGGCGACGGCCGGGCTACTCGGCTGTCTCGCCGCAGTGTACGTCACGCTCGACGGCCGGAGACGGGCGAGTGCCGCCCGGGAGGCCGTCGCAGCCGCGACCGCAGCGCAGTCGGCAGAGACGACAGGGACGACAGAGACGACGACTGCTACGACGACGGACGCTGCTGTGACTCCGGTGTCGTCGCCCGCGGAGTCGGAGGCCGACGAGGAGGCCGACAGCGAGGGCGAACTGGACACCGAGAAGAACGAGTCGGACGAGTCGGACGAGTCGGACGAGTCGGACGGCGACGGGGGGGCACCGTGAGCCGACCGGTGACGGTGGTGGTCGTGGCGGCGGTGGTTCTAGCGGCCGCGACCGCCGGTGCCGGCCTCGGCAGTCTCGCGCTCGTGAGCGACACGGAGACGGCGGTCCAGCCGCTCACGGTCGAGATCACCCCCGTCCCGACACCGACGCCAGTCGTCTCGGCGTTTGGCCTCGGCGTCGTCTCGGTGGACGACGACACGACGAGCGACGAGGAGACGGAACTGCCCGTGGTCGACGTGGTCGGCAACGAGACGACACCGGCCTCCGACGAGAGTTCCGAGTCTGAGGACGCAGTCGAGACGGCCGAGACGGCCGTCGAGGACGCGGACGAACCGACGGACGACGAAACCGTCGGAGACGACGTGGACGATTCGGACGGGAACGAGACGGTCGAGCCCGAGTCGAACGGGAACGAGACGGTCGAGCCCGAGTCGAACGGGAACGAGACGGTCGACCTCGAAATCGGTGACAACGAGACGGTCGACCCCAAGTCGAACGGCAACGAGACAGTCGACCTCGAAATCGGTGACAACGAGACGGTCGAACCCGAGTCGAACGGGAACGAGACGGTCGAACCCGAGTCGAACGGGAACGAGACTATCGATCCCGAATCGAACGGCAACGAGACGGTCGACCTCGAAATCGGTGACAACGAGACGGTCGACCCCAAGTCGAACGGCAACGAGACAGCCGGGATCGCACCCGACGGCAACGAAACTGTCGAACCCGAATCGAACGGGAACGAGACGGTCGAGCCCGGGTCGAGCGGGAACGAGACGGTCGAGCCCGGGTCGAGCGGGAACGAGACGGTCGAGATCGACGACGAAGCCACGGACGACCCCGCCCCGGGAGACCCGAACGGCGGCGACGGCAACGCGACCGCCGGTGACACGCCGGACGACGGCACCGACCCAGATCCGGAGTCGGACAGGGACACCGAATCCGTGCCCGAGGGCGGCCCCGACGACGACGTGTCGAACGCGGACGACGCCGCCGCCGACGCGAACGCCTCGACTGACGACTCGGATACGTCCGACGAGACGGGTGACTCCGACGACGACACACCGAACGACCCGGCCGACACCAGCTCGACCGAGAGTGGTGCCGACGCGGACGAGACGGACGATCTGATCGACGAGACCACAGACGAATCCGACGGTACAGACGCGGACGGCACGGACGACGCGGACGGCACGGACGACGCGGACGACGCCGAGGAGACGAGCGAGAGCGAGCCCGACGACTCGGAAGCCGAAGCGACAGACGACTCCAGTGGCACAGACGCTGCCGACGGCGTCGACGACACGGACGGCGACACGGCCGAGGCGGGCGACGCCAGCAGCGAGGAGGAGACGAGCGAGACCGAAGCCGAGGCGACCCGGGACGACCGGGGAACGGGCGACGCCTGATGGATCGTCCCCGGGGGGGAGGTCGACTCCCCGGGACCGCACCGGGCGCGACGCGGCGGAACGTGCTCGTCTGGCTGTCGTCCCTCTACGTGGCCGCGCTCGTCGCGGGGTCGATCCGGTCGGTGGGCGTGTTCCGAGGCGGTCGAACGGTGTGCGAGCGACGGCTCACACGCCGAGCCGGAGCCCGGACATCACCGCGATGATCCCGAGCATGGCGGCGGCCTCGAACAGTCCGACCGCGAGGATCTTCTTCTCGACGGACGCCAGCGCCGACTCGTCCGTGTCGGAGGCGGTCCGGAGGTAGTACTCCCGGAGGTGGAGTCGGTTGGGCACGGCCAGCCCGAAGAAGAACAGTCCCCACCCGGACGCGAGCGCCAGCGTCGGCCAGGTGCCGCTGTAGCCGTACGCCAGCCCGGCGTCGCCGCTCAACAGGAGCGTGCCGGAGACGACCGTCGCCAGACTCGCGCCGAACACGAAGAAGATCACCTTCGGCGTCAGCCGCCGGGTCACCTTCCGGGCGGCGTCGTCGTCCAACCCACCCAACACCGGGCCGACGACCGCCGGAAACACGAGCGCGAAGCCGAACCAGAGCGCGCCGGCGGCGACGTGGGCGTAGAACAACCCCGCGGTAGAGCCCAGCGCCGCCGCGACGGCGACGACCCCCAGCGGCACCGCCACGCTCCCGGCAGCGAACGCCGAGTTCGCACGCTGCGCCAGGTGTGTCACTCGTTCGACGACGTTTCCGTCTCGTGGCACTCCCGTCTCGTCTACCGTTGCCATGTCAGTGCGTATGGAGGAATCCGACGTAAAGTTTGATACTGCGTGACATGTCAGGAGGGGGCACTGTGGGGCGCACGCGGTCGTGTGCTGCGCGGGGTCGAGAACAGAATCCACTTGCCCGCGGGCGGCGGAACGTAGCGTATGGACAGACGTGCCTTCCTCCGGACGGGAGCGGCCGTAGGGGCGGTGGGTCTCGCGGGCTGTCTCGGCGGGTTCGAGACGGAACAGGTCGGCCAGCCGCCGATCCCGGAGGACCGTCCGGACGGGGTGTACGTCCCCAGCCACGTCGAGGGGATGGCGATGGTCGGGACGGCCCGCGAGGGTGACTACGCCTTCGGGCTGACGTACAGCTACGCCCACCGGTTCTGGAACGTCGTCGGCGACGAGACCTCGCTGACGGCGGTCGGCGAGGAGGACGACGTTCACCTGATGGCCAGCGTCTGGGACCCGGAGACGGGGAGAGTTCTGCCGGAGACGGGGCTGTCGACGGCGATCTACCGCGACGGCGAACTCGTCACGCAGGAGGCGATCTACCCGATGCTGTCACAGCCGATGGGGTTCCACTACGGCGCCAACTTCGGGCTGGCGGGCGACGGCGACTACACGGTGGAGCTGAGCGTCGGCGCAGTTCCCACCCGGAAGACCGGGAGCTTCCGCGGACGGTTCGACGAGCCCGTGACGGTCGAACTGCCGTTCTCGTACAGCCGGGCGGACAGAGACGAGATCGACTTCGAGATCACGCCGGACGACGAAGCCGCGACCCCCGGCGCTGTCTCTCGGATGGAGATGGAGATGCTGCCGGACTCCCGAGCGCCGGCGGTCGGCGAACTCCCGGGGAACGTCCGCGGCACAGTCGAGAGCGACGACGCGGTCCTCGCCGTCACCGTCTTGGACGAGCCGCCGGCGGGCGTCGACGGCGACGGCCAGTACCTCGCAGTCTCCGCCCGGACGGAGCACAACCGGATGTTGATCCCGGCGATGGGGCTCCGGGGGCGACTCCGGCGCGACGGCGACACCGTGTTCGACGGCCGACTCCGACGGACGCTCGATCCGAACCTGGCGTACCACTACGGCGCGGTCGTCGACGGCGTCGAGTCCGGCGACGAACTCGAGCTCTCCGTCACGGTCCAGCCACAGACTGCCCGCCACGAGGGGTACGAGACCGCCTTCGGCGGTGTCTCCGGTCCGATGCCGGACGCGACGCTTACGCTGTAGTCGCTCGTCCACCCCGAGCAGCAATCTCGACGAAGTTGTCGAACACCAGACTCGCCTGCGCGGCCGCCGCGACGGTGTCGTCTGTGAGCTCCGCCAACAGCGCCGTCTCTCGCTCCGGATCGAACTCCTTGCCGCGAATCACCCACGCTGCAGTCTCGCGGTCGTACTCCGGGTGGAACTGGACGCCGTCGCTGTCGCCCACCCGGAACGCCTGAACCCCGGTGTCGACGACTGCGACACTGGGCTGCACGTCCGTCTGTACGCCGCCGGCGGCGCTACAGTTTCGCTGCTCTTGTACAGCTCACGCAGTACTAGCGTGTCGGCGCTCGGTGTCCACGGGTGTCACCGCGGTCGTCGTCGGGCTCTGTCGGCGACGCCCCGTTCGCGGAGCTCGTGTAGCACCTCGTCGTCGACCGCCGACGCTCGACACGGATCCTCGGAGCCGACCACGCGTCCCCGTCGCTCGTCTGGGCTCGACCGACTCACCACGAACGACCACGACGCTCGACTCCTCCCGAGCGACCCGACCACCGACGCGGGCGTGTCGGACGAGGCTGACACCACCGCTCGCGCGCCGGCGAGAAACACAGATCACGTCGTTGATGGTTCGAGCCTGCCGAAAAGTGTATACCGAGAGAATTCTTACCGTGGTAGAAGGTGGCGCGAGTGATAGACAGCAGTGACGGCGGGAGCCGCCTCGACCGGAGAGTGCTGGATCGAACGTTCGACGCTCTGGCACACGCGCGCCGGCGGCCGCCGTTCGGGGGTCGAGAGTCGACGGGTGCACCGTCCGTCGGCGAGGCAGAGCTCCCGGGTCGCGAGACGGTAGCGGTGTCGACCGGGCGCGTCCACGTGCCGAAGCCAGACGGCGCCGGGTTCGTCGCGTACGACTCCGACCGGGACAGCATCGGGTGGACGAGCGACATCGGCGTGGCGTCGTCTGTGCTAGACGAGCCGCTGGCCCGCGGGGGGACGGCGTGAGCGACAGTCCGGAAGAGGAGGTGGACCAGTCCGGACAGCCGTCCCTGCTGTACAGCCGACAGTGGCACCCGGTCGAACGTCGGTCGTTCGACCCCGAGGACGACGCCGATCTCGTGACGGTCGTGATCGGCGGGGTCGCGGCCGCCGAGGGAGTCGACCCGACGGCGGTGGCGACCCCGCCGCTGGGGTCGGTGATCGACGTGGAGGCAGTGGAACGCGCCCTGTTCGAGAGAGGCGGAGTCGAGGCCGCGGCGATGCGTTTCGTCTACCGCGGGACGCTCGTAGAGATTCGTGGCGACGGCCGGGTGACCGTGTTCCAGTAGCTCACTCGTCGACCGTCGGGCGGTGGAGTTCCTCGACACGCCCGGGGTGGACCTCCTCGACGTGGGTACACACTGTCCGGTGCCGGACCTCCGGATCGATTCCCCGACCCTCCAAGCCACAGAACGGACACGCCGTCAACAGCTTCTCCCTCGGCATCGTATTCGTTTACACGCTTCGTAGTAATAAACCCTACATCTAACGCAGCGCCGTGACAGAACTCCGTGGCGAGTCGGCTCTCCTGGTAGTACTGAAACAAGACTGCACTTCCGATCGGTTAGAGCCCCCTCCGACCAGAGCGGTCAGCGAGGCGAAAGCCGTAAGCCTCGGCGGGTTGGAGTAGAGTACGATGACCGACGGGGCGGAGTCAGAAGTGGACAGTTCGAGCAAGGCTACCGACTCGGCGCCGGACGGCGAGCAGTCGTTGCCCGGGGGAGAGGAGACGAGACAGCGGAACGGGCGGTCGGCGACCGAAGGGGAGACGACACGACGGAACGGGCGGCCGTCGACTGGGAGAGAGGAGACGACACGACGGAACGGGCGATCGTCGACCGAAGGGGAGACGACACGACGGAACGGGCGGCCGTCGACTGGGAGAGAAGAGACGAGACGCGGCGAGCAGTCGGCGACCGGAGGGACCGCTCCGGGCCTCGGCGACCGCGACGACGACGTTGGGTTGGGACTGTTGGACGAGCAGATGGGACCGAGTTCGGCGCTCGCGCACCTCTACCGCGGCGAGCTCCACCGGACGAAGTTCTGGCGCGAACGGCTGGACCGGACGACCAACTGGGCGGTGATCCTGATCGCCGCGATCCTGACGTGGACGTTCTCGGCGGAGTCACACCCCCACTACGTCGTTCTGGTCGGCGTCGCCGCGCTGACGGTGTTCCTGATCGTCGAGGCGCGCCGCTACCGCGGCTACGACATCTGGCGCTCGCGGGTGCGTGACCTCCAGCGGAACGTGTTCGCACCCGGACTCGACCCCGACTGCGAGCCGTCGGAGGGGTGGCGCGAACGGCTGAGCGCGGCGTACGCCTCTCCGGAGCCGGCAGTGACGGCGGAGGAAGCGGTCGCGCACCGACTCCGACGCATGTACCTCCCGCTCGTGTTCGTCGTGCTCGGTGCGTGGGTGATCCGCGTCACCGCGTTCGTCGCGGAGCCGTGGCCGGCCAGCGCCGCCGTCGGCGACGCGTCCGGAGTGGTGGTGACGGCCGTCGTCGCCGGCTACGCGCTCGTGGCCGTCGTCGTCGCCCTCAGACCCCGGACCTGGCACGGTGACGAGGAACTGCGTCACGACGAGCGAGCGTAGCTGCCGTCACTCCGGCCGTCTCCACACCCTGACCACCGGACCCTCGGTGGCGACGGCCACGCGGACGTCTCGGACCGCGGCCGTGTACGTCGTCGGCGGGCGACCCTCACACGGGAGTCGACTCCCCTCGTGGAGCAGTCCGGCCTCCGAGAGTCGGTCGAGCTTCCGGTACGTCGTCGAGGTCGGCACGTTCGTCGCGGCCGCGATCTCCTCGACGGACCGGTAGCGGTCGCGGACGGCGGCGAGGATCGCCCGACAGTCGTCGTCGGCCAGCGCAGAGAGCACGGCCGCTGCGCGCTCGTCCGGTAGTGTCGTCGACCCCTCGAGGCGCGTCCTGACGGCTGTC of the Halobaculum sp. MBLA0143 genome contains:
- a CDS encoding DUF2270 domain-containing protein, which gives rise to MGLLDEQMGPSSALAHLYRGELHRTKFWRERLDRTTNWAVILIAAILTWTFSAESHPHYVVLVGVAALTVFLIVEARRYRGYDIWRSRVRDLQRNVFAPGLDPDCEPSEGWRERLSAAYASPEPAVTAEEAVAHRLRRMYLPLVFVVLGAWVIRVTAFVAEPWPASAAVGDASGVVVTAVVAGYALVAVVVALRPRTWHGDEELRHDERA
- a CDS encoding HalOD1 output domain-containing protein produces the protein MSDSPEEEVDQSGQPSLLYSRQWHPVERRSFDPEDDADLVTVVIGGVAAAEGVDPTAVATPPLGSVIDVEAVERALFERGGVEAAAMRFVYRGTLVEIRGDGRVTVFQ
- a CDS encoding iron transporter, with the protein product MDRRAFLRTGAAVGAVGLAGCLGGFETEQVGQPPIPEDRPDGVYVPSHVEGMAMVGTAREGDYAFGLTYSYAHRFWNVVGDETSLTAVGEEDDVHLMASVWDPETGRVLPETGLSTAIYRDGELVTQEAIYPMLSQPMGFHYGANFGLAGDGDYTVELSVGAVPTRKTGSFRGRFDEPVTVELPFSYSRADRDEIDFEITPDDEAATPGAVSRMEMEMLPDSRAPAVGELPGNVRGTVESDDAVLAVTVLDEPPAGVDGDGQYLAVSARTEHNRMLIPAMGLRGRLRRDGDTVFDGRLRRTLDPNLAYHYGAVVDGVESGDELELSVTVQPQTARHEGYETAFGGVSGPMPDATLTL
- a CDS encoding signal peptidase I, giving the protein MTRETRETRRGREPDDDEPASAATDRRQTARRIAAIGGTVLLVAAVVPFVVFAVPQLVGANYGFVILSGSMEPALSTGDVVIVDASTAVGVGDVVTYRNGREVPTTHRVVEVVDGAYLTQGDANENPDTRLVSPGDVLGEVTLSIPLIGYVILWANTPVGYVTLVVVPLLLFGGSELYGWMRRGDDADGDADDDTDEPVGDPATDAPDTPPAAVVTPRETGAPTADGGRRRPPEPATDGAVMEAMETTDATVMEAMETASGTAADGDGVTSRTPPAEPASEPASEPATVSVAETDLTLSALAAGGLAAYAGWNVYGQVSVGAAPDAVAVGAATAGLLGCLAAVYVTLDGRRRASAAREAVAAATAAQSAETTGTTETTTATTTDAAVTPVSSPAESEADEEADSEGELDTEKNESDESDESDESDGDGGAP
- a CDS encoding ArsR/SmtB family transcription factor, whose protein sequence is MSESQERRRVPTTAVRTRLEGSTTLPDERAAAVLSALADDDCRAILAAVRDRYRSVEEIAAATNVPTSTTYRKLDRLSEAGLLHEGSRLPCEGRPPTTYTAAVRDVRVAVATEGPVVRVWRRPE